The genome window TGAGCGAGCGCTGTATCAGCTCGGTATTCCGCTGGACCGAGTGCATTCGGAGTTGTTCGATCTGGTGTAGTAGCGTGCATAGCGCGGGACGGACACATGCGTCGTTACATGGCGAGACAGCTGGCGATCACGACAGGCGCAATTCTTGTCGCCCTTGCCGCAATCTTTGCGCTCCTGCAGAACCCGTGAGTGAAGTTGCGGGCACAAGCCGGCCTATGACAGACTTTCAAAGGCTGATCTCGACGCGTTTGGTCTCATACCTCAAGAGCTTGAGGACAACCGCGAAGGTCTAGTGAGTCACATCCCGATGAAGGGCACTCCGCGTGAGCCGCGCTACCGCGTGGAGGGCACGCACACGTGTATCGACATATCCCTGCATACGGCGCAGCAGCTCTTTGACTGGCGTGATCCCGCCCCCTTTCGCGAACGCGACCTCGACGAAGATGCTGCCGACTACATCTACGCCGCCGCCACAGATATTCCCCGCGAGAGACCTCTCAAGCTCGTGCTTGTCCTGGAACAGCCACTCGGTCCGTCGCTCAGCGCATCGGTGATCGAGACTGCCGTGCGCGCACACTTTCAGTACGAAGCGGATCGGGTGAATCGACAACTGCGTCAGCAGCGCCGCTTTGGGCGAGTTGCGCTTGCCGCTCGTCAACGGCGGACGTCGATTGCTCCACATGAGAGCGCTTGCCCCCGCGCCCGCCCATGTCCCGTTGCGTCAGGCAGGGACACCAGCGCCAGCGTTTAGCCCCGTCCGCAGCGCTCCGCGGACCGCCAACAGTTCGCCAACGTTGTCGAGCGTGAGGAGTCCGATCACCCGCCCCTCGTCCAGTACGGGGGCGGTGTGGGTCACGTGCACGCGCAGACGCGCAAGGACCGCATCGAGAGCTTCGCCGGGTGTGGCCGATTCGAAGGCGGACACCATCGCATCGCGCACAAGTACTTGCTGGCCTCCACGCGCCAGACCGGCGATCAGCCCGGTACGCGTGAGAATTCCCGCCAAGCGGCCGTCTTCGAGAACCGGAAAGTCGACCTGTGCTCCGGCCAGCAGCCGCTCGGCCGCCTCAGCCAGCGTCGCCGTCGTCGGCAGGGATTCGAACTGCGTCACCATGGCCTGGCGCACCGTCGTGCCCTTCAACAGGGCTGTAGCCTCAACGCTCCCCGCCTCAGCCGCAGCGGTGATCCAAATGAATACTGCGATCAGCGTGATCATGGGATTGACGAACAGGCCCAGCGTGCCGAGTACCAAAGCAATGCTCCGCCCGACGCGCGCCGCCGTCTGCGTAGCGCTCACATAGTTCATCCGCATCGCCA of Gemmatimonadaceae bacterium contains these proteins:
- a CDS encoding site-2 protease family protein; translation: MKWTIRLGKVFGIELSMHATFLLLLFFVAVSQYRAVGTVAGAVSGVAFMLAVFSIVVLHELGHAVTAMRFGVHTRDIILLPIGGVARLDRMPERPLHELLVAIAGPAVSVGLALLLALVAQMLSQPLSADWSQPLTFHTVLGRLVWVNVSLAVFNLIPAFPLDGGRVLRATLAMRMNYVSATQTAARVGRSIALVLGTLGLFVNPMITLIAVFIWITAAAEAGSVEATALLKGTTVRQAMVTQFESLPTTATLAEAAERLLAGAQVDFPVLEDGRLAGILTRTGLIAGLARGGQQVLVRDAMVSAFESATPGEALDAVLARLRVHVTHTAPVLDEGRVIGLLTLDNVGELLAVRGALRTGLNAGAGVPA